The following nucleotide sequence is from Pseudoalteromonas xiamenensis.
AGCGCTCTCATACGTCAGTAAATGAAATAGAAACCATGCTCTCGCAATTAAAAACCGCGAGCGAAAACGCAGTCGGAATGATGAATGATAGTACCGAGGTAGCAGCAAATGCCGAACAGAAAATGACGGAGAGCAATTTGCTAATTTCACAAATTATGGACACTATCCATCAAGTAAATGACCAAACCCAACAAATTGCAACGGCAGCGGAAGAGCAAAGTGCCGTAGCGGGTGACATCAGTTCTAACATGCATGAAATTCAAACGCTTAGCGACCGAACCTCACAAATCGCTATCACGACAACGACAGCCAGCAACGAAGTTGCGGCGCAAATTCAAGATGTGTTGAAAAAAGTCGCGTTTTTTAAGTTCCATCGTAAGTAATCCAAAAACAACAAAGCCTCCCTAGGGAGGCTTTATTTTTAGCGCGATTAAGAGCTTATGCTTTTGGGTAATCGCGATACGCTTTTTCTAGCGATTTAGCTTGCTTCTTCGATACACCAATGTGGTTAAGCGCCACACGTAAACGTGCACGAGAAAGGTCAGAACCAAGAATTTCCATTGCATCAACTACAGATGTAGATGATGTTTTGCCTGTAATCGCAACGAAAATAGGCTCTAAGAAATCTTTAATCTTCAATTCATGGAATGTTGCAACCGCTTTTGCAATCGCGAAAATTTCCGTTTTGTTCCATGTACGTAGCGCTTCCAATTCCCAAATAAAGAATTGCAATGATTGACGAACTACGTCTTCATCCGCTTTACCTGCAGTCAATAGCGCCGCATCATACTGTGGAATTCCCGCAACAAAATGACCTGCCAAATCAACAAGATCAGCTAAAGTATTAATACGCGTTTTAGCTTCAGGCAAAACACGATTGAATAACTCAGCATTAAATTTCCAATTGATGAAGCGAGCCATCAATTCTTCATTGCTTAAGTTCTCGCGGATCCAAAGACCATTTAACCAATTTAGCTTATCAATATCGAAAATTGGACCACCTAACGACACACGTTTCATGTCAAAGTTTTCAATCATATCTTGTAGCGAAAACTTTTCACGACCGTCCGGCATTGACCAACCCATACGACCTAAGTAGTTCAATAACGCTTCTGGTAAATAACCCATTTCTTTGTAGTAATTGATTGAAGTTGGGTTCTTGCGCTTAGATAGCTTCGATTTATCTGGGTTACGAAGTAGAGGTAAGTGACCCAATTCTGGTGCTGTCCAACCTAAATCTTCATAAAGTTTAAGTAATTTAGGTGCAGAGTTGATCCATTCTTCACCACGGAAGATATGGCTAATTTGCATGTGGTGGTCATCAACAACGTTTGCAAGGAAGTACGTTGGGAAACCATCCGCTTTTAGAAGCACCTGCATATCAACGTTTTCCCACGGGATTTCAATCTCGCCACGTAGGTAATCGTTAAACTTAAATGTCCCTTCTGCGGGGATTTTCATACGGATAACGTATGGCTTACCTGCATCTAGGTTCGCTTTGATTTCGTCTTCAGAAAGCAACAGACCACGACCGTCGTACTTCGGTGTTAAACCTTCCGCCATTTGCGCTTCGCGCATCGCATCAAGTTCTTCCGACGTCGCAAAACAGTAAAATGCTTTACCTGTCTCTACTAATTGCTGAGCATACTTTTGATATAGTGCGGTGCGCTCTGATTGACGGTATGGACCAAATTCACCACCCACATCAGGACCGTGATCCCAATCGAGACCTAACCAACGCAGGCTGTCCATAATTGCTTGTTCAGATTCTTTTGTACTGCGTACTTGGTCAGTATCTTCAATACGAACAACAAACTCTCCACCTTGCTGTTTTGCAAAGCAGTAGTTGAAAAGTGCAATGTATGCGGTACCTAAGTGCGGATCACCCGTTGGCGATGGCGCGACACGTGTGCGGATAGTCATTTTGAATCTCTTTTACTTAGTGTAATAAATGGAGGCGATCCTATCATAGCCGATAACGGTCTCAAATAGGCGCTTTTAAGTTTGACGAGGGTATTTAACCACTGTGTTGTAAATTATTTAGAAAAGTTCGATATCACTGTCATCCAACTGACTTTCAGGCACATTTAACGCCGAAAATGCAGTGACTCGATTTCGCCCTTGATGCTTTGATTCGTAAAGTGCCATGTCCGCTCGATTTACTAATGAGGTTACTTGGCAAAAATCACGTACTTCAACAAAGCCGAGACTAACTGTGACTCGCCCCACTTGGGGAAATCGGTGGGCAGACACGACCTCGCGTAATCGTTCTAATGCCTGCATCGCCGCGGTGTCGCTTACGCATTGAAATAACGTGGCGAATTCCTCACCGCCATAACGAAACACATAGTCTTCTGCTCGGAAATTTTGTTTAAGTAACTGCGCGACCATGAGGATGACTTCATCCCCAATAACATGCCCATAGGTGTCATTGACAGACTTAAAGTGATCGATGTCAATCATCGCTAAAAACCAAGCTCGCTCAGGTTGTCCACCTCTTGGTTGGTTAAAGCCCGCACCAGCCATAATTTGCACCACTTTTTGCTCAAAGGTCTGGCGATTGAGCAATTCGGTTAAGGGGTCGAGCCTTGCATGATGAAGCGTCGCAAGTTGATTGATGTAGACAGATGAAAGATAGGCTAATACAACGAGTAAGGTATCCTCGAATTTACCCACCGAACTGATACACACCATGCCAAACGTTTTTTCTTTGTGCCGAATTGGCAAGACGATAAGCCCCTTTCGGGTTAAGAATATTTGGTTAAGAGGAAGGTTCGCTGCTCGTGCAAAATACGACTCGACTTCGAGCGAGTTAACAAGCTCATTGCCGTAAATAAAAGAAGGTAAAAGATCCGCAACAAATGTGCGATTGAGCCAGAGTCCAAATGTTCCACCATTCAGGGCTTTTTCTAAGATGCATTGATATACGTCGTCTAGGTCCGAGTCATCGAGTTGCTCGGTTAAGGCAATAGCCCATTCATGACCACAACGTAACACTTTATCCATATTGACCTAAGAGGACCTGAACAAAGCGTGCTCGCTTGCTCAGGTTAAGTACTTGACAATACTGTAAGCTTAGTTGAATTTTTGGGTTTTGTAGGCAATTTCAGCGTGTTCACCTTGCAGAACGACTAAGTCATCACGGTGTAACACAACATTCGATGGAATGTACCCAAGCAAACTTTGTAATTCGCTCGAATGTGCACCTTTGATTAGTGCGAGTTCCTCATGATTAAAACGGCTTAACCCTTTGGCAAACACAGTGCCTTTTTCATCACAAAGTGAGACTAATTCCCCTATTGAAAACTCGCCTTCAACTCGAGTGATCCCTTTTGCAAGTAAACTCGCGCCTTTGTCTTTAAGTGCATGCACGGCACCGTCATCACAAATGATTTTACCGCTGCTTTTCGGCCCTGCTAACAACCATTTTTTGCGCCCATCAATCGGTGCTTTAAAACACACAAACGTTGTACTTGGTGCGTTGCCTGCGAGTGCATCGGTGATAATATTCGGCGCACTTCCTCTGGCGATGAGCACTTCAACACCGGCACGCGTGGCAATTTCTGCGGCTTGCAGTTTTGTCGCCATTCCGCCCGTACCCAATGAAGTTCCACTGCCACCAGCCAATGATTTCAACTCGTCAGTGATATGGTGCACTTCATGAATAAAAGCAGCATCAGGATTGTTTCGAGGATCGGCTGTAAATAGGCCCGCCTGATCCGTAAGCAACATCAACTTGTCTGCGTTAGCGAGAATCGCCACCATTGCCGACAAATTATCGTTATCACCGACTTTAATTTCTGCCGTTGCGACAGCGTCATTTTCGTTGATAATCGGGATCACCTCAAACGCCAGCAGTTGAGTTAGAGTATCACGAGCAGTTAAGTAACGGCTGCGTTCTTCAACATCCGCGCGAGTCAGCAACATCTGCGCGACGGTAATACCATACAAAGCAAATAAATTTTGCCACAAATGAATAAGTTGTCCTTGTCCAATGGCTGCCAACATTTGTTTTTCAACTAAACTATTGCCACAGGGTCGATTCAGCGCCGCTC
It contains:
- a CDS encoding GGDEF domain-containing protein, whose translation is MDKVLRCGHEWAIALTEQLDDSDLDDVYQCILEKALNGGTFGLWLNRTFVADLLPSFIYGNELVNSLEVESYFARAANLPLNQIFLTRKGLIVLPIRHKEKTFGMVCISSVGKFEDTLLVVLAYLSSVYINQLATLHHARLDPLTELLNRQTFEQKVVQIMAGAGFNQPRGGQPERAWFLAMIDIDHFKSVNDTYGHVIGDEVILMVAQLLKQNFRAEDYVFRYGGEEFATLFQCVSDTAAMQALERLREVVSAHRFPQVGRVTVSLGFVEVRDFCQVTSLVNRADMALYESKHQGRNRVTAFSALNVPESQLDDSDIELF
- the proB gene encoding glutamate 5-kinase, yielding MEGKSQTIVIKLGTSVLTAGQASLNTAQMVELVRQCAQLKKQGHQVVIVSSGAVAAGRAALNRPCGNSLVEKQMLAAIGQGQLIHLWQNLFALYGITVAQMLLTRADVEERSRYLTARDTLTQLLAFEVIPIINENDAVATAEIKVGDNDNLSAMVAILANADKLMLLTDQAGLFTADPRNNPDAAFIHEVHHITDELKSLAGGSGTSLGTGGMATKLQAAEIATRAGVEVLIARGSAPNIITDALAGNAPSTTFVCFKAPIDGRKKWLLAGPKSSGKIICDDGAVHALKDKGASLLAKGITRVEGEFSIGELVSLCDEKGTVFAKGLSRFNHEELALIKGAHSSELQSLLGYIPSNVVLHRDDLVVLQGEHAEIAYKTQKFN
- the gltX gene encoding glutamate--tRNA ligase, coding for MTIRTRVAPSPTGDPHLGTAYIALFNYCFAKQQGGEFVVRIEDTDQVRSTKESEQAIMDSLRWLGLDWDHGPDVGGEFGPYRQSERTALYQKYAQQLVETGKAFYCFATSEELDAMREAQMAEGLTPKYDGRGLLLSEDEIKANLDAGKPYVIRMKIPAEGTFKFNDYLRGEIEIPWENVDMQVLLKADGFPTYFLANVVDDHHMQISHIFRGEEWINSAPKLLKLYEDLGWTAPELGHLPLLRNPDKSKLSKRKNPTSINYYKEMGYLPEALLNYLGRMGWSMPDGREKFSLQDMIENFDMKRVSLGGPIFDIDKLNWLNGLWIRENLSNEELMARFINWKFNAELFNRVLPEAKTRINTLADLVDLAGHFVAGIPQYDAALLTAGKADEDVVRQSLQFFIWELEALRTWNKTEIFAIAKAVATFHELKIKDFLEPIFVAITGKTSSTSVVDAMEILGSDLSRARLRVALNHIGVSKKQAKSLEKAYRDYPKA